A stretch of the Aspergillus puulaauensis MK2 DNA, chromosome 6, nearly complete sequence genome encodes the following:
- a CDS encoding CocE/NonD family hydrolase (COG:S;~EggNog:ENOG410PJGH;~InterPro:IPR008979,IPR029058,IPR005674,IPR013736, IPR000383;~PFAM:PF02129,PF08530;~go_function: GO:0008239 - dipeptidyl-peptidase activity [Evidence IEA];~go_function: GO:0016787 - hydrolase activity [Evidence IEA]) has translation MPPNLDSIEVLHRPVNRPELSDSRYDGPDSYTSILPRGFKRSPENAPFQVDTVFEKDVKVILRDGTRIRADVFRPHHAAAPVPALIAWSPYGKKGRGHFRLDVVPGRVGVPVSRLSGFEKFEAPDPAEWTARGYAIVNVDSRGVYDSEGDIRWFGSAEGRDGYDAVEQIAAMPWCSGNIGLVGNSWLAMAQWFIAAERPPHLKCIAPLEGASDVYRELLCRGGVHQTAFWGYLADLMVGRNQQEDVIGMLEKDPYINEYWEDKRAQISKISVPVYVLASYSTFLHTMGSFRGFEEIQHNDKWLRIHPTQEWYDLYQTSTNDELQLFFDRYTKEVQNDWEKTPRARISLLQFNADPITNVPCDDWPLASTEYEKLFLGENQSLTKTAPLGGGSISYQSDEASLQMDTDREELSFQYTFPDRALVVGCARAVLYMSCDDHDDMDVFVQVRKANKDGQILQNINIPLSELNMAYTEVDSVNPLKYLGPTGVLRASHRDMDLNLCSASWPEHDYSRKSPVPRGKVVRLEIGLWQTGIVFNAGEKLVLKVSGHNMTLAEFPPLRGALPNGNVGRHYLHFGGSCQSHLLVPLVDLPLEP, from the exons ATGCCTCCTAATCTTGACTCCATCGAGGTGCTACACCGACCAGTAAACCGTCCGGAATTATCAGACAGTCGATACGATGGACCTGATTCATACACGAGTATCCTCCCACGGGGCTTCAAAAGGTCCCCAGAAAACGCCCCATTCCAGGTCGACACGGTCTTTGAAAAAGACGTGAAAGTAATTTTGCGTGACGGGACCCGTATCAGGGCTGATGTTTTCCGTCCACATCACGCTGCGGCGCCAGTTCCTGCATTGATTGCTTGGAGCCCATATGGCAAAAAAGGCAGAG GCCACTTTCGCTTGGACGTAGTACCCGGTCGCGTTGGCGTTCCAGTTTCCCGGCTGTCAGGGTTCGAGAAGTTCGAGGCACCAGACCCGGCGGAGTGGACAGCGCGTGGATATGCCATCGTGAACGTGGACTCCAGGGGCGTTTATGATTCGGAGGGTGATATCCG CTGGTTTGGCTCTGCCGAGGGCAGAGACGGTTATGATGCCGTGGAGCAAATTGCGGCAATGCCGTGGTGCAGCGGTAATATTGGGCTTGTTGGGAATTCATGGCTTGCTATGGCACAATGGTTTATCGCTGCTGAGCGCCCGCCGCATCTGAAGTGTATCGCGCCATTAGAGGGTGCAAGCGACGTGTACCGTGAACTGTTGTGTCGCGGTGGTGTCCACCAAACGGCCTTTTGGGGTTATTTGGCAGATTTGATGGTCG GTcgaaatcaacaagaagaTGTGATAGGGATGCTGGAGAAAGATCCCTATATCAACGAATACTGGGAAGACAAAAGAGCGCAGATCAGTAAAATCAGCGTACCGGTGTACGTCCTTGCGAGTTACTCCACATTCCTCCATACTATGGGGTCTTTCAGAGGGTTTGAAGAAATCCAACATAACGACAAATG GCTCCGCATCCATCCTACACAGGAATGGTATGACCTTTATCAGACTAGTACCAATGATGAACTTCAATTATTCTTCGACCGGTATACGAAAGAAGTGCAAAACGACTGGGAAAAAACCCCCAGGGCTCGAATCTCCCTGTTGCAATTCAACGCG GACCCGATCACGAACGTCCCATGTGATGACTGGCCATTGGCATCAACTGAATATGAAAAGCTGTTTCTTGGTGAAAATCAGTCACTGACAAAGACCGCTCCTTTAGGCGGAGGGAGCATTTCCTACCAGTCCGATGAAGCCAGCCTACAGATGGATACTGACCGTGAGGAGCTCTCTTTTCAATACACATTCCCGGATAGAGCCTTGGTTGTAGGCTGCGCTCGTGCTGTTCTATACATGTCATGCGATGACCATGATGACATGGACGTATTTGTGCAAGTGCGCAAAGCGAACAAAGATGGCCAGATACTTCAGAACATCAACATTCCTCTCAGTGAACTGAACATGGCTTACACTGAAGTTGATTCTGTAAATCCGTTAAAGTATCTCGGTCCAACAGGTGTCCTCCGGGCCAGCCATCGTGATATGGATTTGAATCTATGCAGCGCATCCTGGCCCGAACATGACTACTCTAGGAAATCACCCGTCCCTCGTGGCAAAGTTGTACGATTGGAGATTGGGCTTTGGCAAACTGGCATCGTCTTCAATGCAGGTGAGAAACTTGTTCTCAAAGTGTCCGGCCACAATATGACACTGGCAGAGTTTCCTCCATTACGGGGAGCACTTCCGAATGGAAATGTTGGCAGACATTACCTCCACTTTGGGGGGTCCTGCCAAAGTCACTTATTAGTCCCTCTAGTTGATCTGCCGCTAGAGCCGTAA